A part of Astyanax mexicanus isolate ESR-SI-001 chromosome 2, AstMex3_surface, whole genome shotgun sequence genomic DNA contains:
- the mafb gene encoding transcription factor MafB isoform X2, whose protein sequence is MASELAMSNSDLPTSPLAMEYVNDFDLMKFEVKKEPVEPDRSISQCSRPVAGGSVSSTPMSTPCSSVPPSPSFSAPSPGSGSEQKTHLEDFYWMTGYQQQLNPEALGFSPEDAVEALISSSHQLQTFDGYARGQQFGGAAGPGGAVAGEEMGSAAAVVSAVIAAAAAQNGTPHHHHHHHHHHATGHHHHHHHHLNGATAPGVPSGGGGGGVGGGGSAGSLQHGRLDDRFSDEQLVTMSVRELNRQLRGVSKEEVIRLKQKRRTLKNRGYAQSCRFKRVQQRHVLEGEKTQLLQQVDHLKQEISRLVRERDAYKEKYEKLVGNGFRENGSSSDNNPSSPEFFMSSRKFLHL, encoded by the exons ATGGCATCAGAACTGGCAATGAGCAACTCCGACCTGCCCACCAGTCCCCTGGCCATGGAATATGTTAATGACTTCGATCTGATGAAGTTTGAAGTGAAAAAGGAGCCGGTGGAGCCCGATCGCAGCATCAGCCAGTGCAGCCGCCCAGTCGCCGGGGGATCCGTGTCTTCCACGCCGATGAGCACGCCCTGCAGCTCGGTTCCCCCTTCCCCCAGCTTCTCGGCGCCCAGCCCGGGCTCCGGGAGCGAGCAGAAGACGCACCTGGAGGACTTCTACTGGATGACGGGCTACCAGCAGCAGCTCAACCCAGAGGCGCTGGGCTTCAGCCCCGAGGACGCCGTAGAGGCGCTGATCAGCAGTAGCCACCAGCTGCAGACCTTCGATGGCTATGCCCGCGGGCAGCAGTTCGGCGGCGCGGCCGGACCCGGTGGCGCTGTGGCCGGAGAGGAGATGGGCTCGGCGGCCGCGGTCGTCTCCGCCGTGATCGCCGCCGCGGCGGCGCAGAACGGCACGccgcaccaccaccaccatcaccaccaccaccacgccacgggccaccaccaccaccaccaccatcacctcaACGGCGCCACGGCACCCGGCGTTCCCAGCGGCGGAGGCGGCGGAGGAGTCGGCGGCGGGGGCTCGGCGGGGAGCCTGCAGCACGGGCGCCTGGACGACCGGTTCTCCGACGAGCAGCTTGTGACCATGTCGGTGCGCGAGCTGAACCGGCAGCTGCGCGGCGTCAGCAAGGAGGAGGTGATCCGGCTGAAGCAGAAGCGCAGGACGCTGAAGAACCGCGGCTACGCGCAGTCGTGCCGCTTCAAGCGCGTGCAGCAGCGGCACGTGCTGGAGGGCGAGAAGACGCAGCTGCTGCAGCAGGTGGACCACCTCAAGCAGGAGATCTCCAGGCTGGTCCGGGAGAGGGACGCCTACAAGGAGAAGTACGAGAAGCTTGTCGGGAACGGCTTCCGAGAAAACGGCTCGAGCAGCGACAACAACCCTTCCTCTCCAGAGTTTTTCAt GTCTTCAAGAAAATTTCTGCACCTGTGA
- the mafb gene encoding transcription factor MafB isoform X1: MASELAMSNSDLPTSPLAMEYVNDFDLMKFEVKKEPVEPDRSISQCSRPVAGGSVSSTPMSTPCSSVPPSPSFSAPSPGSGSEQKTHLEDFYWMTGYQQQLNPEALGFSPEDAVEALISSSHQLQTFDGYARGQQFGGAAGPGGAVAGEEMGSAAAVVSAVIAAAAAQNGTPHHHHHHHHHHATGHHHHHHHHLNGATAPGVPSGGGGGGVGGGGSAGSLQHGRLDDRFSDEQLVTMSVRELNRQLRGVSKEEVIRLKQKRRTLKNRGYAQSCRFKRVQQRHVLEGEKTQLLQQVDHLKQEISRLVRERDAYKEKYEKLVGNGFRENGSSSDNNPSSPEFFMSGEWGSASSLRMIR, translated from the exons ATGGCATCAGAACTGGCAATGAGCAACTCCGACCTGCCCACCAGTCCCCTGGCCATGGAATATGTTAATGACTTCGATCTGATGAAGTTTGAAGTGAAAAAGGAGCCGGTGGAGCCCGATCGCAGCATCAGCCAGTGCAGCCGCCCAGTCGCCGGGGGATCCGTGTCTTCCACGCCGATGAGCACGCCCTGCAGCTCGGTTCCCCCTTCCCCCAGCTTCTCGGCGCCCAGCCCGGGCTCCGGGAGCGAGCAGAAGACGCACCTGGAGGACTTCTACTGGATGACGGGCTACCAGCAGCAGCTCAACCCAGAGGCGCTGGGCTTCAGCCCCGAGGACGCCGTAGAGGCGCTGATCAGCAGTAGCCACCAGCTGCAGACCTTCGATGGCTATGCCCGCGGGCAGCAGTTCGGCGGCGCGGCCGGACCCGGTGGCGCTGTGGCCGGAGAGGAGATGGGCTCGGCGGCCGCGGTCGTCTCCGCCGTGATCGCCGCCGCGGCGGCGCAGAACGGCACGccgcaccaccaccaccatcaccaccaccaccacgccacgggccaccaccaccaccaccaccatcacctcaACGGCGCCACGGCACCCGGCGTTCCCAGCGGCGGAGGCGGCGGAGGAGTCGGCGGCGGGGGCTCGGCGGGGAGCCTGCAGCACGGGCGCCTGGACGACCGGTTCTCCGACGAGCAGCTTGTGACCATGTCGGTGCGCGAGCTGAACCGGCAGCTGCGCGGCGTCAGCAAGGAGGAGGTGATCCGGCTGAAGCAGAAGCGCAGGACGCTGAAGAACCGCGGCTACGCGCAGTCGTGCCGCTTCAAGCGCGTGCAGCAGCGGCACGTGCTGGAGGGCGAGAAGACGCAGCTGCTGCAGCAGGTGGACCACCTCAAGCAGGAGATCTCCAGGCTGGTCCGGGAGAGGGACGCCTACAAGGAGAAGTACGAGAAGCTTGTCGGGAACGGCTTCCGAGAAAACGGCTCGAGCAGCGACAACAACCCTTCCTCTCCAGAGTTTTTCAt gTCCGGAGAATGGGGGTCAGCCTCCAGTTTAAGAATGATTCGATAA